TATTATATTTATGATAAAAATGCTAATTTATTTATAATATTTAATAATTTACTTTTGGCAAAAGAAATTTTATTGAAATCCGGACTGTCTTTAGAATATGATTATAATAAAATTTATGAGAATGGAAGTTATTTTAAGCATATACAATTGCTTGAACATTCCGAAGTGATAACAATTAACAATCAAAACGGAACAATAACATTAACCAAAACAAAATTAGAAGATGTGTTAATTCAAATTAAAGTTAATAATCTATATACCATAGAAGCTGTTAATCAAAAATTATTAAATATATTAATTGAAACTACAGAAATACTAACCCGAAATTATGATAATGTTTCAATTCTTTTATCCGGAGGTTTGGATTCTGCAACTATTGCCTATATTTTAAAAAAATTGAATAAGAATGTAACAGCATATACAGTAGGTACAGAGTGGGATAATGAATATGAAGATGCAGCAAAGATTGCTAAGTATATTAATATAAACCTTAACAAAATATTTCTATCCAAAGAAGAGATGTTAAGAGAAATCCCTTATATTATTGCTTTTTTAGGGTTTAACAATGATGAGAACATAGAAATTTCATTAGTTCCGCAGTGTCTATTTAGAAAAATCAGCGAGCTCTATCCAGATCGAAAAATACTTTTTGCCACCGGTTTTGGTGCTGATCTCATTAATGCCGGTATTTATCATGAATTTAATGATTATGATGCATTAAAGGAGCAATTAATTCAAGTATTATATAAGACTAGAATGAGTAATGAGTTATATAGTAATTTGTTTTTCAACAATAACAGTTATTTTCCTAATATAAATGTTGTGCATCCGTTTTGGAATATTGAGGTTATAAAGGAATCTTTAAGGATTCCAACTGAATTTAAAATACAAAACAATATTGGCAAATACTTCTTTAGAAAAATGATGGAAGAGCATTTGGGGAAAGAAAATGCTTGGAGGTCTAAACAGGCTATACATCAGGGGACAGGTATAAGTGCAAATTTGAAAACAATAATATTAGATAAGAATGAAATTTTACAGAATGATGATTATAAATTATATTATAAGGACTTACATAAAAAACTATTTTTTGAAAATGATTTTTCACTGTTAAAATAGTTATAAAAAGTGGATTATAAAAATGAAAAACTGTATTTATTT
This bacterium DNA region includes the following protein-coding sequences:
- a CDS encoding asparagine synthase-related protein — encoded protein: MIQELFNNSFIVSTRKLTIQRFKNWMCKKNGYYITVFNEALVSQIKKNDLYINFDTMQIMSKEKNQYGLRIDGNVLLLSNNEMNTRDLYYIYDKNANLFIIFNNLLLAKEILLKSGLSLEYDYNKIYENGSYFKHIQLLEHSEVITINNQNGTITLTKTKLEDVLIQIKVNNLYTIEAVNQKLLNILIETTEILTRNYDNVSILLSGGLDSATIAYILKKLNKNVTAYTVGTEWDNEYEDAAKIAKYININLNKIFLSKEEMLREIPYIIAFLGFNNDENIEISLVPQCLFRKISELYPDRKILFATGFGADLINAGIYHEFNDYDALKEQLIQVLYKTRMSNELYSNLFFNNNSYFPNINVVHPFWNIEVIKESLRIPTEFKIQNNIGKYFFRKMMEEHLGKENAWRSKQAIHQGTGISANLKTIILDKNEILQNDDYKLYYKDLHKKLFFENDFSLLK